One Mytilus trossulus isolate FHL-02 chromosome 5, PNRI_Mtr1.1.1.hap1, whole genome shotgun sequence DNA segment encodes these proteins:
- the LOC134719276 gene encoding interferon-inducible GTPase 1-like, producing the protein MGQSESKEVANDGKYAELRRLAEQKGPVAMSKYLQENIQKWKEEKVKFAVTGRSATGKSTFINKIRNVKPRDPGYAKSGSGNTTKEPTPYQNPQNQLIVFYDLPGIGTLQFPKETYVSKMELCKYDYFFIFFDKVVNEDENFLICELLKLEKSYCLIRSKIDDDIRNAEDDGRTEEEVIPAIRQQINDQILCYSHLNHCDAIFLISSKRKDIGN; encoded by the coding sequence ATGGGACAATCTGAATCAAAGGAAGTAGCAAACGATGGAAAATATGCAGAACTAAGGAGGCTAGCGGAACAAAAAGGGCCAGTTGCAATGTCAAAATATCTTCAGGAAAATATTCAGAAATGGAAAGAAGAGAAAGTAAAATTCGCTGTAACTGGTAGGTCTGCTACAGGAAAGTCAACATTTATCAATAAGATTCGAAATGTAAAACCACGTGATCCAGGATACGCAAAATCGGGCAGTGGTAATACTACCAAAGAACCAACACCTTACCAAAATCCACAGAATCAgcttattgtattctatgacTTACCAGGAATCGGTACATTACAATTTCCAAAAGAGACATACGTTTCAAAAATGGAATTATGTAAATATGAttactttttcatattttttgacaAGGTTGTAAATGAAGATGAAAATTTCTTGATTTGCGAATTactgaaattagaaaaatcctATTGTTTGATAAGATCAAAGATTGATGATGATATACGAAATGCAGAAGATGATGGCAGGACAGAGGAAGAAGTTATTCCAGCAATAAGACAGCAAATCAATGACCAAATATTGTGTTATTCTCATCTCAACCATTGTGATGCAATTTTTCTTATTTCGAGCAAAAGAAAGGACATTGGGAACTAG